A region of the Parasteatoda tepidariorum isolate YZ-2023 chromosome 7, CAS_Ptep_4.0, whole genome shotgun sequence genome:
TTATTAGTTtggttttttctttcaataggGCAAGATCAAGTCTTGACCGAGTTGCTCTGGTTAAGCATTTCTATTAATGATGTCACTACTTTCtcactctttttttcttccttctgtGCATCAAATTAGAAGGtgttgatttttcatttatttcaatttagttgttgtttggCAATCAGTAGTGTAATTTGGTTATGGGATTTATGCTTCAAGTAAAGTtttgtgtgttttatttttatgtactagtcttgattttatacttttgtatttgctttatgtattttatattttgtattgtattttgtCTTCCTGGACTTTGGCAAAATCTTTGGGGTACAGAGAGAGCAATTTAGAGATTTGCGGAGCTTtctcgatagaaaaggttttgcaaTTATGGCTGCTGAAGCTGGTTCTCCCTGAAGATGTCAGCTTTGGTTGtcgtattttttcataattttcatttgtttcataGGATAACTAAAGTGAGTTGTTTAATGGAGGCAATGTGCAAATGATTAATTTTGGAAGTAAACAcagatttgtgaaaaattgttaaaaagaccaaaattttgttaaaatcaataattgaaaacataatCATTGCTGAATACAGGATGtagtaagaaaaaagtaaagacaaaatttttttaaaataactttacgaaaaataaataaattaacaaaatataacaaataataataaaagcagacTTTtactaatcaataaatttaattggtttcaaAGTGGTTGCCTTTTATGGCAATGCAAAcaccttttgaaatattcaGCAATAGGTCATAAGTCTTTAACCTTTAATCTATTGCATTTCCAACAAAGCAATTGTTTTCGAGAGTCCAAACTTTAGTGTACAATGATTGTGACAAATGATTTCACACTGTGGTCTCTAGCTGGATCTTTACAGATCTTGcttaacattgtaaaaaaaaaaaaaaaaaaaaaaataactgaagtaGTAGAAAAGGAAAGGAacacacaaattaaaaagaaattagttagcTACCATTTCATGAAGTCTGATATTTTAGCCACACCCAAAAGAATTGAATATTCaaaccaatttcttttttttaatacatccCACAAAAGTTTAgtcaataattatgaaattaataggATAGTAGcagaaaaatgcatataaacaaaaaaaaaaattattttatagctattaaaaaataaatattcttttaataaaaaatgactaaatgTGTATGCAAAATAACTCTTTTGagaaaattacagttaaaataataataataaaaattattagttactattaaactattactattaaaataggAAGAATTAGGTTTTCAGATATTAAACTTCTTaactgattaatttaaattttactgtttgaaGATGCATTTATCATTCTATATTTATAGCATTCAAACCATTAAGCTCCCTACTTaggcaaaataaagtttttcaaagtATACAAGGATTAAGTATaagtttgaacaaaataaaataaataaataaaaaaacttggggataaataataaattttcgtaaaattgcaTATCTTTCAACTACACTTTatgaaaaaacaaagtttttcatgatttgttaacttatagtttaattatagttaaatttaagttattgatATATTCTACAAGTCTCAAATCTGCATTTAAAAATGGGAAACagattaataatgaaataagcttaacactaaacataccatcAAAAAACTGGTTATGGCATGTTGTGTTGTATTGTAAATTGtcggtatgtttagtgttaagaCGATTTTCGACCCTTTTTTTATGGACATTTCTGCTTACACAGCAGAAGcttaaaagagttattttagAGCATAGTCAAATAAATTTACGTTACAAATTTAtggaaacttataaaattataactgatttcttaacatattttgaagatgttataagaaatgaaagtataacaaaaataaaatacttattgattaagtaaatttttaagatacaaaaCATATGACTTTATATCTTCAATATAACaagcatcaaaaaatataaataaaataaaatattaaataaaaaatttttttttgagtttcaatgaagtttaattttaaaatatctaactttgaattttcaagtaaaaaaaaaattaactcttatttttcaataagttaaaaagtaagttttgtttttattacttaagtaactttaacttttttaagaaacttttgtaatattaacttattaaaattatactgaataaaaagtattttaatatagaaatattacaattaaacacagacaatgaaaaaaaaacttgatttatatgtaaaatttataaaaacttcttaagaatttttaacttcaacATAGACTATTAAAGTAGAAATAGGataaacatacaaataaaggaataagaacaaattttaagtatcaaaagtaaaatatgaaaaaagtattttaggaaataaagaacttttcttcaaatattacaaacaagttttataaGCAGACTGCatgaattattgtaattttgtaaaattcaaacacaataaaaaagcatggcaataaattcaagaaatttttttttgtaaacatggTATGCAGAATTATCATTActactttcattttcttttaaaaaaaaagaaaaaaggaagaaactaTTTTTCACTGTAGATAACACGTTgactatatttcattaaatgattcTAAATAGCATACTTTTATGGAggatacaattaaaaaatttaaatatactacaAATCATACCTACGTATAACATGatgaattagaataaaattttattgcctaCAAAGGCCTTagtgtatatttaatttgatcaaCACCCACTATGGATCTAAAATAGTACTTCATCaacttaagtaaatattagataaaaattatctatcttaattttacattcaaataaattgataaaaaaatttccttttcagtaTAAATTCGTCATTAGTTTACGagtatttgcaattatttaaaattttttttggaaatacttttattttggtCTTTTGACAAAACTTGGCTCCAATATACTGTCAATGATATAaggttaattaataattcactaACTGCAAAAGATgatgagtaaaataaatttctattactaattcataacaaataattttcaattagaatttattacagCAGTTTTAACTAAagactttaaatattcatattctaTGCACATTAATATTCGATTCgagcaattaatatttcatttatcaaatgttataaagaagctaataaatttaaaaagctaaagAAGTAATGGATGAACttagtaaataaatactacaaaTACACATATTTCAAAACTGTTAGGATCATGTTTTCCAGCTgagaatttcattataattactAGAAAAtctcttttgtttaaattatttacattagtCAACAATATTatcaacaacttaaaaaatttcttacgcAAGGTTCATTAAAACTGGTTTTCTCTAAAAGTAATTAGTAACTCTACAACTACATTTTTCAGTCAGAAATGTCTTCATTAGTTTTTAGAATTACCTGTGTATGAAAAATGTCGTGATATGTTTGtatcattacaaaaaatatttgatacttggaaaagagaaaaagaacatTAACTTTTTGTTCACTAAGTAGTAAATTACTCTTTAAatgataagattaaaatattgttttataattttcaattacaagtattaatataataacaataaaaagtataatatacaAAACACTTTTTAGGTTAAAATTATTCTCCAGCAATATTGACTGagttgagaaaaatttgaaatttattttgaaaatatttttttacagaaaatctaaatttaaaatttacctgcatattatcttttaataaaataaataaatcaaaaaggagaaacaaacagtaatataaaaaatggaaggaaataaatttttcattgactATAGCAATTAACTTCCTactgaaatgaaagaaattagtaATGTAAATCAAGGATTAGTGAAGTAAATAAAGGAAACATACTTGCCATGCCAGCGCAATGTTCTTTCCAAGTTGAAAACCTTTTTCTTGCCAAGATTCTGGGTGTCCTGCTAGCTCTAATGTAGATTTGCAGCTATTGGCAACAAGGCTGCCCATCGCTAAGCAGTTTTTCTCTTCCCATGTAGCTAAAGTCATCTCTTTAACAGGTAAAGGATTTCCTTGTTTGTCATGTTCACCAAGAAATTCTGCTTGCATGAAATCGGCAATGGATTTTGACACATGATCAACCACctaatgaaaaattagttaagtgAACGCCTTTAAATGTGCAGacttattgatttattaataagtagactattaatagataaataaaaaactgattaacagctattaaaaaaaattaaagtagtaatgttgaaaaaaaaagaggcagaaaaaaaatatccgatCCAAACTTCAATCAAaactttaatgctaaaaattatatttcaatattatattatattatattatattcagtCCATcagaaacacttttaaaaaaaagttgcaagaTCATAAATGTCCATAAGAAACAGATTatatacaaaagcaaaacaggaaaaatggatcataatttttgtaagaaaattttagagCTAAACATCTGTTTTCCAATTACcgtattttcaagaaaaagtgaagaaaaaagaataaagtctATCTTAATTGCCTTGTCACAAAAAAAACTTCGATGAAAACAGaagatttttaatcaaatatctatcttaaaatttatagtttaatttttagagtttGACAGAAACAATAGTTTAATCTAATAGGAAAAATTTTGTCAACTTACAGAATTAGAACTTAGTCAcgcataataattaaatttattagtcaGATggacaattcataaaaaaaaatttctaaaattaaaaaatttatattttttagaattttcttacCTTACAATTTTTTAGATTTGCTAAACCTTTACATGCATTTGCTAGGAGATAATCACCACTTAAAATCGAAATCTTATTACCAAATTGCAAATCATGCAGCATATTTTCATCAGGAATATTTGTAGGagacaaattcaaaattccttTATGAATAAGATGAGCAGTATAAATCATTTCTGTGAGTTCAGCAAGTGTTTGTTGTCTTTCTGTAACACCTGAGGCAATAGCAGAATCAATGTCTGAACATGTTTCAGTATGCCCAGCAGCTTTAGACAACAACAACACAATCAAACCTCTTGTTTGCATATTTGTACGACCATGATACACAAGTCTCctgggaaaaatataaaaaaaacaggatttagattttttcatcatatatcaaattatataagTAAAGTTATTTATGGTAACAAACAGCTCCCATTTACAGAACTATGTTACAACTATGGTAAAACCTTAATTACAATACACAGGTACACAAGATTAAATTGTGTGTCTGAAAATAACTACTGTTGCATTTTGTTATGCTGCATGAAAAGTATAAGATACAGATACTTGAAATTACTAAGATGTGTTgaaaagtacataatttttttaagaattattaacagTTTTGGGAAAAATACCAGTGGGGCCGATTTACAGGTCGCAAGAATGCAAATAGAGTTGAAAATTTACATGCTGAAAAAGTTACATTTGTTTATGAGCTTtacacaaaagttttttttttttaaaatttgttccaacattattgaaattttaaagtggttttagtgtaaattttttccccatttacacttcattttgctttgctgctctaaatttataagacttagaaacttgaaattctGAAGGTGTGCAGAAAAATATGTAAGGAGtttgatggaataaaaaatattatgattcaattgtcagtttaagaattattaactgttaaccctttgtaaaaaaaaataaaaacatgtatgtCAATGTAGAAATGCAACTACGCAGTTGAAGTTTAATGCGCTGATAGGACCAtcttatgttataattttaacaaaagttgTTTTCTTAGAAATTGCTATTTGTTTGaatgttaatataaatttcgatgctttttcatgatttttgtccagcttttttgcattaaatattaacaatttattaattgatgaagaaaatttatttttcaaccatgagatctttatttcattaactCAAGTAAATGACaatcaaaagtaacaaaaaaataaataaaaaaaaggaagaaaaaaaagagagattacAATTTGCCAGTTAAAAATCTTAGGTTTtgtagagaaatttaaaaaaaaacttaattaaagcGACAAGATTTCTCATTTGAACTCTAATAAGTTTCATCaacgagtaaaattacttcCTTCTTACAGAGTCACATATTCTGTAttcttaagattaaatttttttaagaaaaggttCAGATGAATATTTTCCGAATCTAGAGGATTGttcattttgattaatataataCGTAGACAAAATGTTCTaacataaagctaaaataattgtttatttatatgtttgattatttatatgtttgtatTGTTATTGTAATTCAAACCAATATAGATTCTTATAAATGAAGCAATTAAATGATggctttaaaacatatttaaaacatgcaactcgattcatattcacatcattataaattatgtttggtgtcactttttatacattatagCTCCTAATTGTGTGATAAGTAAGTTTAACATCAAGATCCATGAGTTGTGAGTTTAAcaatgtgattaaaattttaaattttcctaaaacttaattatagttaaagaaaacattaaacagATCAGGGGTCTAccatttagcggtaccttcacaaattcaattttaggtaaaacggtagtttcacaaattcaattttaggaaaaatggtagtttcacaaattactatttttcaaaattttatttttgtatcccttaagaaatgataaatctatatttttaccatgtttcagtgttgattttttaagataatttataatttttcacaaattatgtctaaattttcacaaaataggtacctttcagaaaaacaaGGACATACCCCTGCAgatacttttaagatttttggaattttaaagaaaatttccagcacacttaaaattttttaccgaaATAAACATTGATACATAGTAGTCAACTTATGCTTTTTCcaactttaatattattaatttattaaaataaacatatatcaTTTTTGGAAagcataaaacataaattaggcaaatgcatatatataattttttttattgaaatatggctcaattaataacataaaatatcaaagaaagaGTATTTTTTGCACTTGATAAAGAAttgctagaaaaaataaataaataaaaatatgcatacataGTTAAAtacttccaaaattttaaaatttcatagaattcttatctcatgtttaaaaatatttaacaatactataaaaatgatcaacaataaaattgtacaataataataaaaatgatgaaaagaactcttaggattaaaaatatcttgtaaataaataacatgtaCCTCCAGTAAAAATCCactaca
Encoded here:
- the LOC107441550 gene encoding all trans-polyprenyl-diphosphate synthase PDSS2 isoform X2, with protein sequence MLSRKLRSVLFCSKNTAFCKEFKVSKRVFSSKMSVLTSGPEIWSPNTKTADWNRAVSDAEKIVGYPTSFFSLKCLLSEEFNTVAMHLRKLMGTNHPILRTAKRLVYHGRTNMQTRGLIVLLLSKAAGHTETCSDIDSAIASGVTERQQTLAELTEMIYTAHLIHKGILNLSPTNIPDENMLHDLQFGNKISILSGDYLLANACKGLANLKNCKVVDHVSKSIADFMQAEFLGEHDKQGNPLPVKEMTLATWEEKNCLAMGSLVANSCKSTLELAGHPESWQEKGFQLGKNIALAWQVYDDLQPFVDNLRHPPGCTFDLVSLPVIFHLENQPQKVEDIRAEIGDDISNFNFKKVIILWLD